The genomic interval AAGCTATCATAGTAAAGTTGTAGGTTATTGGCGTAATATTCTTCCACTGTGAAGTAACCATTTAGATCATAGTCATTTAGCATCAAAATATACAGGGACAATGCTCTGGCAAGCCTGCCATTGCAGTCATCAAAGGGGTGAATGGTGACCAGTTGGTAGGCGGTTATTGCTGCTTTTATTGGTACTGGCAGGGTGTCATTACTGTTAACCCAGTCAACCAGTTCTTTCATCAATCCAGGTACTTCTTCCCAGTAGGGTGGGATGTACTCTACATTACCTGTTTTGCTATCCCTAATACAAAACAATACTCCGGGGGGAGTAGCCCCACGATATTGACTTTTCTTTCCTCTACGACCGGGTCCCCTCACTTCAATAATGCGGTGTAACTTTTTTATAAGCTCCTCGGTTATGGGCATTTTCATGCCTTTAGCCTTTCTAAGAAATGCTAAAGCCCGCCAGTAGTTTCTGACCTCCTGCTCGTGGTAACTTTCTGATTCGTTGGGTCGATGGCTAACTACTTCCTCCACTTGTTGTAAACTTAACTGATTGCCTTCTATGTAGGTTGAATAGTGTGTTGTTTTAAGCCTGGCTCTATTCTTTAGTTTTTCCGATATGTGCAAGGGCAAGGTCTTACTGTCCACCAAACCGCGATAATATTCTATTTTGTTAAGCAGCAATACAATATCATTGGTAAAATCAAACCTAGGTTTGTAAGTCATACAATTCACCTCAGTATAATTTTACCATATTATTGTTGATTCCGCAATTAATTTCCGTTAATAAGGTCCCTTGTTTTTTTAGCTTA from Desulfolucanica intricata carries:
- a CDS encoding Fic family protein; amino-acid sequence: MTYKPRFDFTNDIVLLLNKIEYYRGLVDSKTLPLHISEKLKNRARLKTTHYSTYIEGNQLSLQQVEEVVSHRPNESESYHEQEVRNYWRALAFLRKAKGMKMPITEELIKKLHRIIEVRGPGRRGKKSQYRGATPPGVLFCIRDSKTGNVEYIPPYWEEVPGLMKELVDWVNSNDTLPVPIKAAITAYQLVTIHPFDDCNGRLARALSLYILMLNDYDLNGYFTVEEYYANNLQLYYDSLQMGLPVEYYNGRNDPLLNPWITFFLTTMADAFKDIADSTIRLYDAAGGKLLELSQREVRLLQLALRWEGRPLSLEVMADWFEVSKRTMQEWVKDWMTIGLLVPASGKKRITSYKLGPRYSELRLSDIE